In bacterium, a single genomic region encodes these proteins:
- the tyrS gene encoding tyrosine--tRNA ligase, producing the protein MNPPSPREQLALLGRGTVEIISEDALLAKLEQRRPLRVKLGIDPTAPDIHLGNAVVLQKLRQFQDLGHEAILVIGDFTGLIGDPSGKSETRPQLSREDVERNAATYREQYSRILDPGRARLVFNSEWLAPMTFEDVIKLAGRATVHRLLERDDFAKRFREHLPIHLHELLYPLCQAYDSVAIQADVELGGTDQKFNNLMGRELQREMGQEPQVVVLTPLLPGLDGVQKMSKSLGNAIGITEPPNEMYAKVMSLADDLMVPYFEYCTLVPLEEIRALEAALRTATAHPRDVKQRLAHAITARHWGEAAADAAAAEFTRVFREHERPEEIPEVALKRAQAQNGTMRLSHLLVALRLAPSNSEARRLIDQGGVTLDETRAAKDVDVPVRDGLIVRVGRRRFAKVRLTA; encoded by the coding sequence CGCGAGCAGCTCGCCCTTCTCGGCCGGGGCACGGTCGAGATCATCAGCGAGGACGCGCTGCTGGCCAAGCTCGAGCAGCGGCGGCCGCTCCGCGTGAAGCTCGGCATCGATCCGACCGCGCCCGACATCCACCTCGGGAACGCCGTAGTCTTGCAGAAGCTCCGGCAGTTCCAGGACCTCGGCCACGAGGCGATTCTCGTGATCGGGGACTTCACCGGGCTGATCGGCGATCCGTCCGGCAAGTCCGAGACGCGGCCGCAGCTCAGCCGCGAGGACGTCGAGCGGAACGCCGCCACCTACCGGGAGCAGTACAGCCGGATTCTCGACCCCGGCCGCGCGCGCCTCGTGTTCAACAGCGAGTGGCTGGCGCCGATGACGTTCGAGGACGTGATCAAGCTCGCCGGGCGCGCGACGGTGCACCGGCTGCTCGAGCGCGACGATTTCGCGAAGCGCTTCCGCGAGCATCTGCCGATCCACCTGCACGAGCTGCTCTACCCGCTCTGCCAGGCGTACGATTCGGTGGCGATTCAGGCGGACGTCGAGCTCGGCGGCACCGACCAAAAGTTCAACAACCTGATGGGCCGCGAGCTGCAGCGGGAGATGGGGCAGGAGCCCCAAGTGGTGGTGCTGACCCCGCTCCTCCCGGGACTCGACGGCGTCCAGAAGATGAGCAAGAGCCTCGGCAACGCGATCGGCATCACCGAGCCGCCGAACGAGATGTACGCGAAGGTGATGTCGCTCGCCGACGACCTGATGGTACCGTACTTCGAGTACTGCACGCTGGTGCCGCTCGAAGAGATCCGGGCGCTCGAAGCCGCGCTGCGGACCGCCACGGCGCACCCCCGGGACGTTAAGCAGCGCCTCGCGCACGCGATTACGGCGCGCCACTGGGGCGAAGCGGCCGCGGACGCCGCGGCCGCGGAGTTTACCCGGGTCTTCCGGGAGCACGAGCGGCCGGAAGAGATTCCCGAGGTCGCGCTCAAGCGGGCCCAGGCTCAGAACGGCACGATGCGGCTCTCCCATCTGCTTGTGGCGCTCCGGCTCGCGCCGTCCAACAGCGAGGCGCGCCGGCTGATCGATCAGGGGGGCGTGACGCTCGATGAAACCCGCGCCGCCAAAGACGTCGACGTGCCGGTGCGCGACGGGTTGATCGTCCGCGTCGGCCGCCGGCGGTTCGCGAAGGTGCGGCTGACCGCGTAA